Proteins co-encoded in one Dasypus novemcinctus isolate mDasNov1 chromosome 18, mDasNov1.1.hap2, whole genome shotgun sequence genomic window:
- the GARIN5B gene encoding Golgi-associated RAB2 interactor protein 5B, with protein MNRFRNIRCLRLFHSPPKWVPTLGQLQKTLQKGEYLPLRPLPMFESNFVQVTNHGGPVYLHHRTNRLTMGVAASLPGLVLPDILLLARPPEGEESSRLDLTRMIPLDLAHLYVHDLATWRLKLRLVTGRYYYLELDAPDEELGFLFDRWIRLIDLLRQPARAWAPRTLHSPPLELRLSAPPASTWRLQTSSSHSRCAGMAAKGTFLYTTVTPQRQRKAKSLKRNRVKSQAVGDSEPLLWSQLELASVRKKSKHRHEKCRPGRALDRGQTEIQVSGDSEEPSLVIRTIFSIVSSTANQRPSSVKSTTSETDARERLAETPSFCLSGGSPDFSGSCDQMERFLLQEDIEALMDPTSTTMSSSSLGPEAPCALFYQPAAYASLARPGEKARPLLPQRVHSEPLISWKAPFILDQSQRAPPVPAASQRAPPVPVSHQKAPPAPAPSQRAPAVPTPYLKTPAVPAPSQRAPAVPTPYLKTPAVPATSQRAPAVPTPYLKTPAVPAPSQRAPAVPTPYLKTPAVPATSQRAPLAPAVPQKARSLILPDKKSPFQKALDPVTPQPITLTPPIPPDGSAGLGTLLGGDVLERSKPKGKPELVVGAQEVNVVELRTQATSLELPFTTARESEEVLISKSWEISLEGLTGRRKLEGRAHGKKEEFSLDLGGIKSKEVERQKRWVKIQAAALEEPLKEDTRPFSVEGLALAKLIIMASSKEQQLRPQAVTLPSWLSLTPKGSAVSREGSELFDLKQVSWLERTPVEVREQPESSVWTKESTKHWRKVEELPRHLMEDSKVSFHALSPSSSPSMESGPRPPIALPATRWEDVEPQPIPLTPSKRDVKARMSQQPLRTPEEAIGMPSQPSLAVTGSSSSMLFPVLVGTDSIRGSAPSVPMVKEEARSFTALPRTQGSQLLK; from the exons ATGAACCGGTTTCGGAACATCAGGTGCCTGCGGCTGTTCCACAGCCCCCCGAAGTGGGTGCCCaccctgggccagctccaaaAGACCCTCCAGAAGGGCGAGTACCTGCCGCTCCGCCCGCTGCCCATGTTCGAGAGTAACTTCGTCCAG GTGACAAACCACGGCGGCCCAGTGTACCTGCACCACAGAACCAACCGGCTGACCATGGGCGTGGCCGCCTCCCTGCCCGGCCTGGTGCTGCCGGACATCCTGCTGCTGGCTCGGCCGCCCGAGGGCGAGGAGTCCTCCCGCCTCGACCTGACCAg GATGATCCCCCTGGACCTGGCCCACCTGTACGTGCACGACCTGGCCACCTGGCGCCTGAAGCTGCGCCTGGTCACGGGCCGTTACTACTACCTGGAGCTGGACGCCCCTGACGAGGAGCTGGGCTTTCTGTTCGACCGCTGGATCCGCCTCATCGACCTGCTCCGGCAGCCTGCCCGGGCCTGGGCCCCCCGGACGCTGCACTCGCCACCGCTGGAGCTGCGCCTGTCCGCGCCTCCCGCCTCCACCTGGCGCCTCCAG ACCTCATCTTCCCACTCCAGATGTGCAG GCATGGCCGCCAAGGGCACCTTCCTGTACACGACGGTGACACCCCAGAGACAAAGGAAAGCCAAG TCTCTGAAGCGCAACAGGGTCAAGTCTCAGGCGGTGGGTGACTCCGAGCCGCTCCTCTGGTCGCAGCTGGAGTTGGCCAGCGTCAGGAAGAAGTCCAAGCACAGGCATGAGAA GTGCCGTCCGGGCCGCGCCCTTGACCGAGGGCAGACCGAGATCCAAGTTTCCG GGGACTCGGAGGAGCCCAGCCTCGTCATCCGCACCATCTTCAGCATCGTGTCCAGCACGGCCAACCAGAGGCCGTCCTCGGTCAAG AGCACCACTTCCGAGACCGACGCCCGAGAACGTTTGGCCGAGACGCCTTCCTTCTGCCTCTCTGGTGGCAGCCCCGACTTCTCCGGCTCCTGTGACCAGATGGAGCGGTTCCTGTTGCAGGAGGACATCGAAGCCCTCATGGACCCCACGTCCACCACCATGTCCTCCTCCTCACTCGGCCCGGAGGCACCCTGCGCCCTCTTCTACCAACCCGCAGCCTACGCCTCCCTGGCCAGGCCTGGTGAAAAGGCCAGGCCACTGCTCCCCCAGAGAGTCCACTCCGAACCTCTCATCTCTTGGAAGGCTCCTTTCATCCTTGACCAGTCCCAGAGGGCCCCACCTGTACCTGCCGCATCCCAGAGGGCCCCACCTGTACCAGTCTCACACCAGAAGGCCCCACCTGCACCTGCCCCATCCCAGAGGGCCCCAGCCGTACCCACCCCATACCTGAAGACCCCCGCCGTACCTGCCCCATCCCAGAGGGCCCCAGCCGTACCCACCCCATACCTGAAGACCCCAGCCGTACCTGCCACATCCCAGAGGGCCCCAGCCGTACCCACCCCATACCTGAAGACCCCCGCCGTACCTGCCCCATCCCAGAGGGCCCCAGCCGTACCCACCCCATACCTGAAGACCCCAGCCGTACCTGCCACATCCCAGAGGGCCCCCCTTGCACCTGCTGTTCCCCAGAAGGCCAGGTCCCTCATTCTCCCAGATAAGAAGTCTCCATTCCAGAAGGCTTTGGACCCAGTGACCCCACAGCCGATAACCCTCACCCCACCCATCCCACCAGATGGCTCTGCTGGTCTTGGCACGTTGCTAGGAGGGGACGTGCTTGAGAGGAGCAAGCCCAAAGGGAAGCCTGAGCTGGTGGTGGGTGCTCAGGAGGTGAACGTGGTAGAGCTGCGGACCCAGGCCACGTCCCTGGAGTTGCCCTTCACCACAGCCAGGGAGTCCGAGGAGGTCCTGATTAGCAAAAGTTGGGAGATTAGCCTGGAGGGCTTGACAGGTAGGAGGAAGTTGGAGGGCAGGGCCCACGGGAAGAAGGAGGAGTTCTCTCTGGACCTGGGAGGCATCAAATCCAAGGAGGTGGAGCGGCAGAAGAGATGGGTCAAGATCCAGGCGGCGGCACTTGAGGAGCCCCTCAAGGAGGACACCAGGCCCTTCTCCGTGGAGGGGCTGGCTCTTGCCAAGCTCATCATCATGGCCAGCTCCAAGGAGCAGCAACTGAGACCGCAGGCAGTGACGCTGCCATCCTGGCTCTCGTTAACGCCCAAGGGATCCGCTGTATCTAGGGAGGGCTCAGAGCTTTTCGACCTCAAGCAGGTGTCCTGGCTGGAGAGGACCCCAGTGGAGGTCAGGGAGCAGCCGGAATCCAGTGTCTGGACGAAGGAGAGCACAAAGCACTGGAGGAAGGTGGAGGAGCTGCCCCGGCACCTGATGGAGGATTCCAAGGTGTCCTTCCATGCCTTGTCTCCCTCCAGCAGCCCGAGCATGGAGAGCGGTCCCCGGCCGCCCATCGCTCTGCCTGCCACGAGGTGGGAGGATGTAGAGCCACAGCCCATCCCACTGACCCCCTCAAAGAGGGACGTCAAGGCCAGGATGTCCCAACAGCCTCTGAGAACCCCTGAAGAGGCTATCGGGATGCCCAGCCAGCCCTCCCTGGCCGTGACGGGGTCGTCCTCGAGCATGCTCTTCCCTGTGCTCGTGGGAACTGACAGCATAAGGGGCAGCGCCCCCAGCGTGCCGATGGTCAAGGAGGAAGCGAGGAGCTTTACTGCTCTGCCCAG GACGCAGGGTTCCCAGCTCCTGAAATAG
- the COX6B2 gene encoding cytochrome c oxidase subunit 6B2, with amino-acid sequence MLDSDGQKPPILQKPPKGKWQTPPFDPRFPNQNQTRNCYQNFLDYHRCLRSMSRRGKNPQACEYFFRVYHSLCPISWVQRWNQQIKEGTFAGKI; translated from the exons ATGTTGGATAGCGATGGCCAGAAGCCCCCCATTCTTCAGAAGCCCCCCAAGGGGAAATGGCAGACGCCGCCCTTCGACCCTCGCTTCCCCAACCAGAACCAGACCCGTAACTGCTACCAGAACTTCCTGG ACTACCACCGCTGCCTGCGCAGCATGAGCCGGCGCGGGAAGAACCCGCAGGCGTGCGAGTACTTTTTCCGCGTGTACCACTCGCTGTGCCCCATCAGCTGG GTGCAGCGCTGGAACCAGCAGATCAAGGAAGGGACTTTCGCCGGTAAAATCTGA